From a region of the Fischerella sp. JS2 genome:
- the asnS gene encoding asparagine--tRNA ligase: protein MVDKRIVEILRNGQPDDSLEVKGWVRTKRELKGFAFIEVNDGSSLANLQVVINQELPDYENILKKLNTGASVEVSGVLVASPAKGQRVELKADSVKVYGEADPETYPLQKKRHSFEFLRTIGHLRSRTNSFGAVFRVRNACATAIHQFFQERGFMWVHTPIITASDCEGAGELFSVTSLDLKNIPRTENQTVDYTKDFFARPTYLTVSGQLEAEIMAMAFSNVYTFGPTFRAENSNTSRHLAEFWMVEPEMAFCDLHGDMDLAEEFLKYIFKYVLEKCPEDMEFFNQRIDNTVLATADNIINNQFERITYTEAIKLLEKADVQFDYPVNWGLDLQSEHERYLCEQLFKKPVIVTDYPAQIKAFYMRLNDDEKTVAAMDILAPKIGEIIGGSQREERLEVLEKRVLAQGMKLEDLWWYLDLRRYGTVPHAGFGLGFERLVQFMTGMGNIRDVIPFPRTPESAEF from the coding sequence ATGGTAGATAAAAGAATTGTAGAAATATTGCGAAATGGTCAGCCTGATGACTCACTAGAAGTTAAAGGCTGGGTGCGTACTAAACGCGAATTAAAAGGTTTTGCTTTTATAGAAGTAAATGATGGCTCATCTCTAGCTAACCTACAAGTAGTAATTAATCAAGAATTGCCGGATTATGAAAATATCTTGAAAAAGTTAAATACAGGCGCTTCCGTAGAAGTGTCTGGGGTTTTAGTAGCTTCTCCTGCCAAAGGACAGCGTGTAGAATTAAAAGCAGATAGCGTCAAAGTTTACGGAGAAGCTGATCCCGAAACTTATCCTCTACAAAAGAAACGTCATTCCTTTGAGTTTCTGCGGACTATTGGACATTTGCGATCGCGTACTAATTCCTTTGGTGCAGTTTTCCGTGTCCGCAATGCTTGTGCTACCGCCATCCACCAATTCTTTCAAGAACGCGGTTTTATGTGGGTACATACTCCTATTATCACCGCCAGTGACTGTGAAGGTGCAGGAGAACTTTTTAGCGTCACTAGTTTAGATTTAAAAAACATTCCCCGCACAGAAAATCAAACTGTAGACTATACTAAAGACTTCTTCGCCAGACCCACATACTTAACAGTTAGCGGTCAATTAGAAGCCGAAATCATGGCGATGGCGTTTAGCAACGTCTACACCTTTGGCCCTACCTTTCGCGCCGAAAACTCCAATACTTCCCGTCATCTCGCAGAATTTTGGATGGTTGAGCCAGAAATGGCTTTTTGTGATCTCCATGGCGATATGGATTTAGCAGAGGAATTCCTTAAATATATTTTTAAATATGTGCTAGAAAAATGCCCAGAAGACATGGAATTTTTTAACCAGCGCATTGATAATACTGTGTTAGCAACAGCAGATAATATAATTAACAATCAATTTGAACGTATCACTTATACAGAAGCCATCAAACTTTTAGAAAAAGCCGATGTGCAGTTTGATTATCCCGTTAATTGGGGCTTAGATCTACAATCAGAACACGAGCGTTATCTTTGTGAACAATTATTCAAAAAACCAGTAATTGTGACTGATTATCCAGCCCAAATCAAAGCCTTTTATATGCGCTTAAACGATGATGAAAAAACCGTTGCGGCGATGGATATTCTAGCACCGAAGATTGGTGAAATTATCGGTGGTTCCCAACGGGAAGAACGTTTAGAAGTGTTAGAAAAGCGGGTACTAGCGCAAGGAATGAAACTAGAAGACTTGTGGTGGTATCTAGATTTGCGTCGTTACGGTACTGTTCCCCATGCTGGTTTTGGATTGGGCTTTGAAAGACTCGTGCAATTTATGACCGGGATGGGGAATATTCGTGATGTGATTCCTTTCCCACGTACACCAGAAAGTGCGGAGTTTTAG